Proteins encoded in a region of the Luteolibacter flavescens genome:
- the lpxA gene encoding acyl-ACP--UDP-N-acetylglucosamine O-acyltransferase, with amino-acid sequence MPTIHPTAQVSKEAELADDVSVGPFTVIEGPVKLAAGVKIGGHAWISGRTSIGEASSVGWGAVIGADPQDLSFDPATDSGVEIGPRNTLREYVTVHRGSKPGTNTVMGEGNLLMTGVHLAHDVRLGDGNVLANSVLLAGHVHVGNKAFLGGGAGFHQFIKVGDLAMVQGLTAVSQDMPPFCTAYGINQLAGLNTVGLRRSGFSADERAAIKRAYKLVFLSGLTREAALAEAATQDWPEPAARFLAAISSPSKKGVMSP; translated from the coding sequence GTGCCGACGATCCACCCCACTGCCCAGGTCTCCAAGGAAGCGGAACTCGCCGACGACGTGAGCGTGGGTCCCTTCACGGTGATCGAGGGACCGGTGAAATTGGCCGCCGGGGTGAAGATCGGCGGGCACGCATGGATTTCCGGCCGCACCAGCATCGGCGAGGCCTCCAGCGTGGGCTGGGGCGCGGTGATCGGGGCGGATCCGCAGGACCTCTCCTTCGATCCCGCGACCGACTCAGGCGTGGAGATCGGCCCGCGGAACACGCTGCGGGAATATGTGACCGTCCACCGTGGCTCGAAGCCAGGCACGAACACCGTGATGGGCGAGGGCAACCTGCTGATGACCGGCGTCCACCTCGCCCACGACGTGCGACTCGGCGACGGGAACGTGCTCGCAAACAGCGTGCTGCTGGCCGGGCACGTCCACGTGGGAAACAAGGCATTCCTCGGCGGCGGTGCTGGCTTCCACCAGTTCATCAAGGTCGGCGACCTCGCCATGGTCCAGGGCCTGACCGCCGTGAGCCAGGATATGCCACCGTTTTGCACGGCCTACGGGATCAACCAGCTAGCCGGCCTGAATACGGTGGGCCTCCGCCGGTCGGGCTTCAGCGCGGATGAACGGGCGGCGATCAAACGCGCCTACAAGCTGGTCTTCCTGTCCGGGCTGACCCGCGAAGCCGCACTGGCCGAGGCAGCCACGCAGGACTGGCCGGAGCCTGCCGCGAGATTCCTCGCAGCGATCTCGTCGCCCTCCAAGAAGGGCGTGATGAGCCCGTGA
- the pssA gene encoding CDP-diacylglycerol--serine O-phosphatidyltransferase yields MFRSIDPDEPRIYLLPNLMTAGNLACGFFAVLTIFKGIMKATTPEGYIFAEAQPYYQQAILLIFASCIFDLLDGRLARFGGQESPFGREFDSLADVISFGMAPSMLMAKAVLLPLDEDLNMEGVGWGLACVYVLCGAIRLARFNCLAAMPKRANASTDFRGLPIPMAAGFISSLTYVVIYFNETDRNLGVWKYVLAGAMLGLSVLMVSSVRYPSFKKVGWRTRGTPLVIVGAALLLIVTVRFHYIMPAVLFSAYLLYGLVVRPFLSPKIQREIEAETPSKSGEAEDDQTGNPG; encoded by the coding sequence ATGTTCCGTTCCATCGACCCTGACGAACCGCGCATCTACTTGCTGCCGAACCTGATGACGGCAGGAAACCTCGCTTGCGGCTTCTTCGCGGTGCTCACGATCTTCAAGGGGATCATGAAGGCGACCACGCCGGAGGGCTACATTTTCGCCGAGGCCCAGCCCTACTACCAGCAGGCGATCCTGCTGATCTTCGCATCCTGTATCTTCGACTTGCTGGATGGCCGCCTGGCGCGATTCGGCGGGCAGGAGTCGCCCTTCGGCCGGGAGTTCGACTCTCTGGCGGATGTCATTTCTTTCGGCATGGCTCCGTCGATGTTGATGGCAAAGGCGGTGCTTTTGCCCTTGGACGAGGACCTAAACATGGAGGGCGTCGGCTGGGGCCTGGCTTGCGTCTATGTCCTTTGCGGAGCGATCCGCCTGGCGCGTTTCAATTGCCTGGCCGCCATGCCGAAGCGTGCGAATGCCAGCACCGATTTCCGGGGCCTGCCCATCCCCATGGCCGCCGGCTTCATCTCATCGCTGACTTACGTGGTCATCTATTTTAACGAAACGGACCGGAATCTCGGCGTGTGGAAATACGTCCTCGCGGGTGCGATGCTGGGCCTGTCAGTCCTGATGGTGAGCAGTGTCCGCTACCCCAGCTTCAAGAAAGTCGGCTGGCGCACCCGCGGAACTCCGCTCGTCATCGTTGGCGCGGCGCTTCTCCTGATCGTCACCGTGCGATTCCACTACATCATGCCGGCGGTGCTTTTCAGCGCCTACCTGCTCTACGGCCTGGTGGTCCGGCCCTTCCTTTCGCCAAAGATCCAGCGGGAGATCGAAGCCGAGACGCCATCGAAATCAGGCGAAGCGGAAGACGACCAGACCGGAAATCCCGGCTGA
- a CDS encoding rhodanese-like domain-containing protein, whose protein sequence is MDLATITADTPMGEIMSALPGARRALFSRYHLGGCQSCGFADTETLGQLCARAGELDVEEVLQHLLDSHAHDESMMISPAELKAELESPAPPILLDCRTREEHEAVAIAGAEFMTQELQQQLFGGDPKRRVILHDHSGKHVLDTCAWFLGHGMKNTRALRGGIDAWSREIDPKLPRYRIEVD, encoded by the coding sequence GTGGACCTCGCGACCATCACTGCCGACACCCCGATGGGGGAAATCATGAGCGCCCTGCCCGGTGCCCGCCGTGCGCTTTTCTCGCGCTACCATCTGGGCGGCTGCCAGAGCTGCGGCTTCGCCGACACGGAGACGCTGGGCCAACTCTGCGCCCGCGCCGGAGAACTGGACGTGGAGGAAGTGCTCCAGCACCTGCTGGACAGCCACGCGCACGATGAGTCGATGATGATTTCCCCCGCGGAGCTGAAGGCCGAGCTGGAGTCCCCCGCCCCGCCGATCCTGCTGGACTGCCGAACCCGCGAGGAACACGAGGCCGTGGCCATCGCCGGGGCGGAATTCATGACCCAGGAGCTCCAGCAGCAACTCTTCGGCGGCGACCCGAAGCGTCGCGTCATCCTCCACGACCACTCCGGCAAGCACGTGCTGGACACCTGCGCGTGGTTCCTCGGCCACGGCATGAAGAACACCCGCGCTCTCCGGGGTGGCATCGACGCCTGGAGCCGCGAGATCGACCCGAAGCTGCCGAGGTACCGGATCGAGGTGGATTGA
- a CDS encoding type II secretion system F family protein: MPVFAYKALSSSGGVQTGEVDAADRPEALRVLDKRGLQPVSLKESASAAAPAKKSKEPAPAAKSAPKPAAKPAAKPAGKAASKDTEDKTPEGPLKMKRPEVIMFTEELSDMLAAGLQLEPALKSMENRQELGGLKEVASRVRQLVRDGMNFSTAIKRVSPSFGPLYCSLAAAGEASGALDTILKRQAHYLKTIAELQSRLILAMIYPAFLILAGIGVSIVFVTTLIPQLTTLIESTPGGKLPGPIKFMVTTADFIKAYWYIILIVLAAAGLFFKAWKDNPENKMTWDRFKLRAPLMGPVVTSRFYVQFLETMANLAGNGLPLLRALELSRDATQNQSLRNELNTVIDQVGDGRAFSKALIRTGAFPPLLIDMVSVGEQTGKLDTALRKAAERYDKELDKSLSRIMALIMPIILIIMASLIGTMAYLMITAIFQTIKNLGA; the protein is encoded by the coding sequence GTGCCTGTTTTCGCCTATAAAGCCCTCAGTTCCTCCGGCGGTGTCCAAACCGGGGAGGTGGATGCTGCGGACCGTCCTGAAGCCCTGCGCGTGCTCGACAAGCGCGGGCTCCAGCCGGTCAGCCTGAAGGAATCCGCATCCGCTGCGGCACCGGCGAAGAAGTCGAAGGAGCCCGCTCCCGCCGCCAAGAGTGCACCGAAGCCCGCGGCGAAACCGGCTGCCAAGCCTGCGGGCAAGGCCGCCTCGAAGGACACCGAGGACAAGACTCCCGAAGGCCCGCTGAAAATGAAGCGCCCCGAGGTGATCATGTTCACCGAGGAGCTTTCCGACATGCTCGCCGCCGGTCTCCAGCTCGAGCCGGCGCTGAAGTCTATGGAGAACCGCCAGGAACTCGGCGGCCTGAAGGAGGTCGCCAGCCGCGTCCGCCAGCTCGTCCGTGACGGCATGAATTTCTCCACGGCCATCAAGCGCGTCAGCCCGAGCTTCGGCCCGCTGTATTGCTCGCTGGCTGCTGCCGGTGAGGCTTCCGGTGCGCTGGATACCATTCTCAAGCGCCAGGCCCACTACTTGAAAACCATCGCGGAGCTGCAAAGCCGGCTCATCCTCGCGATGATCTATCCGGCCTTCCTCATTCTCGCGGGTATCGGCGTGTCGATCGTCTTCGTCACCACCCTGATCCCGCAGCTCACCACACTCATCGAGAGCACCCCGGGCGGCAAGCTGCCGGGCCCGATCAAGTTCATGGTGACCACCGCGGACTTCATCAAGGCCTACTGGTACATCATCCTCATCGTCCTCGCTGCCGCCGGTCTCTTCTTCAAGGCGTGGAAGGACAATCCCGAGAACAAGATGACTTGGGACCGCTTCAAGCTGCGCGCGCCGCTGATGGGCCCGGTCGTCACCAGCCGCTTTTACGTGCAGTTCCTGGAAACCATGGCGAACCTCGCCGGAAACGGCCTGCCGCTGCTGCGTGCTCTGGAGCTTTCCCGCGATGCCACGCAGAACCAGTCCCTGCGCAACGAGCTGAACACGGTCATCGACCAGGTCGGCGACGGTCGCGCCTTCTCGAAGGCACTCATCCGCACGGGGGCGTTCCCACCGCTGCTGATCGACATGGTCTCCGTCGGCGAGCAGACCGGCAAGCTGGACACCGCCCTGCGCAAGGCTGCGGAGCGCTATGACAAGGAGCTCGACAAGAGCCTGTCCCGCATCATGGCGCTGATCATGCCGATCATCCTCATCATCATGGCCAGCCTCATCGGCACCATGGCCTACCTGATGATCACGGCGATCTTCCAGACGATCAAGAACCTCGGCGCGTGA
- a CDS encoding DUF1501 domain-containing protein: MNASDFNRFDEPTRRRFITNAAKMYLGVQLMPFFNSAASAAPTGAKEAAAAKAKSVIYLYMSGGMSHLDTFDPKPKKKEVMGPTEAIPTKATDIFVGKSLPKTAEVMDKVCVINSLTSRQGAHEQGTYIMHTSYDMRGTVKHPSLGAWVMKLGGRHNPDIPGYVAIDSSQEYSGGGFFGAKYAAAPIGSPTDGLQDSHKPGGVSKQDFESRLSLADRLNKQFHGKYQNADVKAYEELYQEAIRLMNSKDLKAFNIKDESASVRAMYGEGRFAQGCMLARRLVEHGVRFVEVQLGGWDTHYDNFAAVEGRCKEFDQAYAGLLSDLEKKGMLKDTLVVVATEFGRTPTIKTEHQNGRDHHPAAFTCLLAGGGVKGGYKHGETDAKGERVKEKPVTVQDFNATIACALGLPHDLTVMSPTGRPFQFADQGKPVMDVFA; encoded by the coding sequence ATGAACGCCAGCGATTTCAACCGCTTCGACGAGCCGACCCGCCGTCGCTTCATCACGAACGCCGCGAAGATGTACCTCGGGGTGCAGCTCATGCCCTTCTTCAACAGCGCCGCCTCCGCCGCTCCGACCGGCGCGAAGGAAGCTGCCGCAGCGAAGGCGAAGAGCGTGATCTACCTCTACATGTCCGGCGGCATGAGCCATCTGGACACCTTCGACCCGAAGCCGAAGAAGAAGGAGGTGATGGGGCCCACGGAAGCGATCCCGACCAAGGCCACCGACATCTTCGTCGGCAAGAGCCTGCCGAAGACCGCGGAGGTGATGGACAAGGTCTGCGTGATCAATTCTCTCACCTCGCGCCAGGGCGCCCACGAGCAGGGCACCTACATCATGCACACCAGCTACGACATGCGTGGCACGGTGAAGCACCCGTCGCTGGGTGCCTGGGTGATGAAGCTCGGCGGCCGCCACAATCCGGATATCCCGGGCTACGTCGCCATCGATTCGTCGCAGGAATACTCCGGCGGCGGCTTCTTCGGCGCGAAGTATGCCGCCGCTCCCATCGGCAGCCCGACCGATGGTCTGCAGGATTCGCACAAGCCCGGCGGTGTCTCAAAGCAGGATTTCGAGAGCCGCCTCTCGCTAGCCGACCGCCTGAACAAGCAATTCCACGGCAAGTATCAGAATGCCGACGTGAAGGCCTATGAGGAGCTTTACCAGGAGGCGATCCGCCTGATGAACAGCAAGGACCTGAAGGCCTTCAACATCAAGGACGAGTCCGCCTCCGTCCGCGCGATGTATGGCGAGGGCCGGTTCGCGCAGGGATGCATGCTGGCCCGCCGTCTGGTGGAGCACGGCGTGCGATTCGTGGAAGTCCAGCTCGGCGGATGGGACACGCACTACGACAATTTCGCCGCCGTGGAAGGCCGTTGCAAGGAGTTCGACCAAGCCTACGCCGGCCTGCTCAGCGATCTTGAGAAGAAGGGCATGTTGAAGGACACGCTGGTCGTCGTCGCCACCGAATTCGGTCGGACGCCGACGATCAAGACCGAGCACCAGAACGGCCGCGACCACCACCCTGCGGCGTTCACCTGCCTGCTCGCGGGCGGCGGTGTGAAGGGCGGCTACAAGCACGGCGAGACCGATGCAAAGGGCGAGCGCGTGAAGGAAAAGCCGGTCACCGTGCAGGACTTCAATGCCACCATCGCTTGTGCCCTAGGCCTTCCACACGACCTCACCGTCATGTCTCCCACGGGTCGCCCGTTCCAGTTCGCCGACCAAGGCAAGCCGGTGATGGATGTGTTTGCCTGA
- a CDS encoding type II toxin-antitoxin system prevent-host-death family antitoxin, protein MEAISYTAARENLAATMQKVCDDRAPVIITRNRDQAVVMMALEEYEALQETAHLLSSPANASRLMESVKELRAGKGKERNLTPE, encoded by the coding sequence ATGGAGGCAATCTCTTACACCGCCGCCCGCGAAAATCTGGCGGCCACCATGCAGAAGGTCTGCGACGACAGAGCCCCTGTCATCATCACGAGAAATCGCGATCAAGCCGTGGTGATGATGGCGCTGGAGGAATACGAAGCACTTCAGGAAACCGCGCATCTCCTCTCCTCCCCTGCCAATGCGTCGCGGCTGATGGAGTCGGTGAAGGAACTGCGGGCAGGCAAGGGCAAGGAGCGCAACCTGACCCCCGAATGA
- a CDS encoding DUF1549 and DUF1553 domain-containing protein: MKSRIFGLLACWLSVIPHASGAEKPSPADDPAFIAKSARAIDTHVAAWYRKEKLPVPAVTDDATFLRRTFLVAIGRIPTAEEARFFLEIHEADKRVQLIDYLMKSPGYSSHMTNWVFDLLRVTDDKPGFNGSFEPYRHWVRNAMESNMRWDDFTQALLSAYGDGWDPETAAVGYYTRDRGMPLDNLANSMRIFLGSRMECAQCHDDPFGTTERHDFFELAAFTEGQGALRQNLMRDLWDELADDQRERSTEYEVARIMWDRVYGLSLGGTGDGKIKLPEDYQYRDGEPGKLIGAKTPFGKGVRISEKNDKGGGRKELADWVVGKTGEQFASVAANRMWKRVMGRGVYEPVDEYKPTKELHHPELMNTLISLMVQLDYDLEAFQKVLLNTKTFQFVPNPEPSKVVTGDDFHGRQLTRLSAEQLWDSLITLASGDPDKKPRRGLDDRIYMNRKPVLVGKKNMVQVSKEVLALESEAEVRAYFDKLLDEVKKDGGSAGGGDSMMGMARVQSYDGKAQVRASELPSPAPRNHLLYLFGQSDRIVVEGASREPNVGQVLSLMNGYVQEQLVNNPGAHLYKSLEDAGSDEEKIRRLYITILNRPPTDEEMGWMRDEVKKSGQNGFRNIVSALVMSSEFLFLQ; this comes from the coding sequence ATGAAATCACGCATCTTCGGCCTCCTCGCCTGTTGGCTGTCGGTCATTCCCCACGCGAGTGGCGCGGAGAAACCATCGCCTGCCGACGATCCGGCCTTCATCGCAAAGTCGGCGCGCGCGATCGATACCCACGTCGCGGCGTGGTATCGGAAGGAGAAGCTGCCGGTGCCGGCCGTGACGGACGATGCCACTTTCCTGCGTCGTACGTTCCTCGTGGCGATCGGGCGCATCCCGACCGCTGAGGAGGCCCGCTTTTTCCTGGAGATCCACGAGGCGGACAAGCGCGTCCAGCTCATCGACTACCTGATGAAATCGCCCGGCTACTCCAGCCACATGACGAACTGGGTCTTCGACCTGCTGCGGGTGACCGATGACAAGCCGGGCTTCAATGGATCCTTCGAGCCCTACCGTCACTGGGTGAGGAACGCGATGGAGTCGAACATGCGGTGGGACGATTTCACGCAGGCTCTGCTTTCGGCCTACGGCGACGGCTGGGATCCGGAGACCGCCGCGGTGGGCTATTACACTCGCGACCGGGGCATGCCGCTGGACAATCTGGCAAACTCGATGCGCATCTTCCTCGGCTCCCGGATGGAGTGTGCGCAGTGCCATGACGATCCTTTCGGCACTACGGAGCGCCACGATTTCTTCGAGCTGGCCGCCTTCACCGAGGGTCAGGGGGCGCTGCGGCAAAACCTGATGCGCGACCTGTGGGACGAGCTGGCCGATGATCAGCGCGAGCGCTCCACCGAGTATGAGGTGGCGCGGATCATGTGGGATCGCGTTTACGGCCTCAGCCTCGGCGGCACCGGCGATGGCAAGATCAAGCTGCCGGAAGACTACCAGTATCGCGATGGCGAGCCAGGCAAGCTGATCGGCGCGAAGACCCCTTTCGGAAAGGGCGTCCGTATTTCGGAAAAGAACGACAAGGGCGGTGGCCGCAAGGAGCTGGCAGATTGGGTCGTCGGCAAGACCGGCGAGCAATTCGCTTCCGTGGCTGCGAACCGCATGTGGAAGCGCGTGATGGGCCGCGGGGTCTATGAGCCGGTGGACGAATACAAGCCGACCAAGGAGCTGCATCACCCCGAGCTGATGAACACGCTCATCTCCCTGATGGTCCAGCTCGACTACGATCTGGAGGCTTTCCAGAAGGTATTGCTCAATACGAAGACCTTCCAATTCGTGCCGAATCCCGAGCCATCGAAGGTGGTCACGGGGGATGATTTCCACGGTCGCCAGCTCACCCGCCTGTCGGCGGAGCAGCTCTGGGACTCGCTCATCACTCTGGCCTCCGGCGATCCGGATAAGAAGCCGCGCCGTGGGCTCGACGACCGCATTTACATGAACCGCAAGCCGGTGCTCGTCGGGAAGAAGAACATGGTGCAGGTCTCCAAGGAGGTGCTAGCGCTGGAGAGCGAGGCCGAGGTGCGCGCCTACTTCGACAAGCTGCTGGACGAGGTGAAGAAGGACGGCGGCAGTGCCGGTGGTGGCGACAGCATGATGGGCATGGCCCGGGTGCAGAGCTACGATGGCAAGGCGCAGGTCCGCGCCTCCGAGCTGCCGAGCCCCGCGCCGCGCAATCACCTGCTGTATCTCTTCGGCCAATCCGACCGCATCGTGGTGGAAGGAGCCAGCCGCGAGCCGAATGTCGGCCAGGTGCTCTCGCTGATGAACGGCTATGTGCAGGAGCAGCTCGTGAACAACCCGGGCGCGCACCTTTACAAGAGCCTCGAGGACGCCGGTAGCGACGAGGAGAAGATCCGCCGTCTCTACATCACCATCCTGAACCGCCCGCCGACCGACGAAGAGATGGGCTGGATGCGCGACGAGGTGAAGAAGTCCGGCCAGAACGGCTTCCGCAACATCGTCTCGGCGCTCGTGATGTCCTCCGAGTTCCTCTTCCTGCAATAA
- a CDS encoding Txe/YoeB family addiction module toxin, protein MRLIFSKRAWEDYQYWIRTDKQTLKRINLLIEDTTRNPFEGLGKPEPLRYQLAGFWSRRITAEHRFVYAVEDGDLLIAQLRYHYES, encoded by the coding sequence ATGAGGCTGATCTTTTCCAAGAGAGCTTGGGAGGACTATCAATACTGGATCAGGACCGACAAGCAGACGCTGAAGCGGATCAATCTACTCATCGAAGACACCACCCGGAATCCTTTTGAAGGACTAGGGAAGCCCGAGCCGCTACGCTATCAACTCGCCGGATTCTGGTCCCGCCGGATCACAGCCGAGCATCGCTTCGTGTATGCAGTCGAGGATGGCGATCTGCTCATTGCGCAACTGCGCTATCACTACGAGAGCTGA
- a CDS encoding GspE/PulE family protein has protein sequence MTELLIDPARRSGCQDLEKLGEVLEGASVRQRSPIDDVLDAGVVDEEPYMRELASELGMEWLETIHFPETPLPLRVACGPKVALRHRLLPIEFIGEGEDARLKLATFDPFNLVARQAVAQEIEMPVEWVMASRRRIHESLRRLYGVGADTFEQILEGRELDYDNLESQDEANVIDADEDEEASVVKFVNQIIREALEQRATDIHVEPLADNLRIRYRIDGKLLAVTVPENIKALQSSVIARLKIMSRLDIAERRLPQDGRINLQFEGRTIDVRVATVPTVEGESVALRLLNQEKFNLDKLGMEPHVRTKIEGLLHLSNGIILITGPTGSGKSTSLYSFLSEINHPDRRIVTIEDPVENKLSGVMQIAVKSDIGLTFAAGLRSILRADPNVVMIGEIRDLETAEIAIRASLTGHLVFSTLHTNDALGGISRLVDMGVEPFLVSAAVRAFLAQRLVRRLCPHCKVPRELSLDDRRDLGIPMNLEGQPHVAKGCDRCRNTGFQGRLAIYEVVVLSQTMQDMVAHGASAPDIRAQSIKEGFVPMRGYGWIKVMQGLTTIEEVISVTSTDIATE, from the coding sequence ATGACCGAATTGTTGATCGACCCCGCCCGCCGTAGCGGATGCCAAGATTTGGAAAAACTCGGGGAAGTATTGGAGGGCGCGAGCGTCCGCCAGCGCTCACCCATCGATGACGTGCTGGATGCCGGCGTCGTGGACGAGGAGCCCTACATGCGCGAGCTCGCCTCCGAGCTGGGCATGGAATGGCTGGAAACCATCCATTTCCCTGAGACCCCGCTGCCGCTGCGCGTCGCCTGCGGACCGAAGGTCGCGCTGCGCCATCGCCTGCTGCCGATCGAGTTCATCGGGGAGGGCGAAGATGCCCGCCTGAAGCTGGCCACCTTCGATCCCTTCAATCTCGTTGCCCGCCAGGCAGTTGCCCAGGAAATCGAGATGCCCGTGGAGTGGGTGATGGCTTCCCGCCGCCGCATCCACGAGTCGCTCCGCCGCCTCTATGGTGTGGGTGCCGATACCTTCGAGCAGATCCTGGAAGGCCGCGAACTCGACTACGACAATCTCGAAAGCCAGGACGAGGCGAACGTTATCGACGCGGACGAAGACGAAGAGGCAAGCGTCGTCAAATTCGTGAACCAGATCATCCGTGAAGCGCTCGAGCAGCGCGCGACGGATATTCACGTCGAGCCGCTGGCTGACAATCTCCGTATCCGCTACCGCATTGACGGCAAACTGCTTGCGGTGACTGTCCCGGAAAATATCAAGGCGCTGCAAAGCTCCGTGATCGCCCGTCTCAAGATCATGTCGCGCCTCGATATCGCCGAGCGCCGCTTGCCGCAGGACGGACGTATCAACCTCCAGTTCGAAGGCCGCACCATCGACGTCCGCGTCGCCACCGTGCCGACCGTGGAAGGCGAGAGCGTCGCCCTGCGTCTCCTCAACCAGGAGAAGTTCAATTTGGACAAGCTCGGCATGGAGCCGCACGTCCGGACGAAGATCGAGGGCCTGCTGCACCTTTCGAACGGCATCATCCTGATCACCGGTCCCACCGGTTCGGGTAAGTCCACCAGCCTTTACTCCTTCCTCAGCGAGATCAACCACCCGGACCGCCGCATCGTCACGATCGAGGACCCGGTGGAAAACAAGCTCTCCGGGGTGATGCAGATCGCGGTGAAGTCGGACATCGGCCTGACCTTCGCCGCCGGCCTGCGCTCCATCCTGCGTGCCGACCCGAATGTCGTGATGATCGGGGAAATTCGCGACCTTGAGACCGCGGAAATCGCCATCCGCGCCTCGCTTACCGGTCACTTGGTCTTCTCCACCCTCCACACCAATGATGCTCTCGGCGGTATCAGCCGTCTCGTTGACATGGGCGTGGAGCCCTTCCTCGTCTCCGCCGCCGTCCGCGCCTTCCTCGCTCAGCGCCTCGTCCGCCGCCTCTGCCCGCACTGCAAGGTGCCGCGCGAACTGAGCCTCGACGACCGCCGCGATCTCGGTATCCCGATGAATCTGGAAGGCCAGCCGCACGTGGCCAAGGGCTGCGACCGCTGCCGCAATACCGGCTTCCAGGGCCGACTCGCCATCTACGAGGTCGTGGTGCTGAGCCAGACCATGCAGGACATGGTCGCCCACGGTGCCAGCGCTCCGGACATCCGTGCGCAGTCGATCAAGGAGGGCTTCGTCCCGATGCGCGGCTACGGCTGGATCAAGGTGATGCAGGGCCTCACCACCATTGAGGAAGTCATCTCGGTGACCTCCACGGACATCGCCACGGAGTGA
- a CDS encoding 4-alpha-glucanotransferase, translating into MPVRLAGLLLPAFTPRRDGDLGIGDTLALKHWIDVAAANGIGFLQLLPLNETGSDDSPYNAISSVALEPLYLSMEPRDVPGLEAADVEVARAELGEILGSDRVNYAAVRKVKRALLEKAWLRFNAGPGDVGFYRFQREDKAWLENYCIYRWLMDQAGGSEAWDYWPEPMRTVEGALAHLEAARAIDAAAVEERLGFYAWVQWLCFVQWRAVRQHADHKGVRLMGDIPIGVSRYSADVFFNRDDFDLGWCGGAPPERMFKYDLFIQQWGQNWGIPLYHWERMEATGFPWWRQRISMLTDVFHIFRIDHVLGFYRIYSFPWQPQRNSEFLDLTEEEAAGITGGPLPGWNPRPDDTADNKAENRHDGDVRLRMVIEAAKGAAVVGEDLGCVPDYVRPHLASLDVAGFRVPHWDADEEGNVIPPEELPECSFATYATHDHESLPAMWENFRTLADDVRADEAERDGAANNLRLMAEFAGIEPDQPYGAEVKRALFKALLDSKSRYAAIMITDLCDLTDRINSPGTVGPHNWSFRLPVSQESIAIAELAKLRPVIQEAGR; encoded by the coding sequence ATGCCCGTCCGACTTGCCGGTCTCCTCCTGCCTGCCTTCACGCCCCGCCGCGATGGGGACCTCGGCATTGGCGACACGCTCGCCTTGAAGCACTGGATCGACGTGGCCGCCGCGAATGGCATCGGCTTCCTGCAATTGCTGCCGCTGAATGAAACCGGCAGCGATGACAGTCCCTACAACGCGATCTCCTCGGTGGCGCTGGAGCCGCTCTACCTCTCCATGGAGCCGCGCGACGTGCCCGGGCTGGAGGCTGCCGATGTGGAGGTGGCACGCGCGGAACTCGGCGAGATCCTGGGTTCGGACCGGGTGAACTACGCCGCCGTCCGCAAGGTGAAGCGCGCCCTGTTGGAAAAGGCCTGGCTGCGCTTCAATGCCGGGCCGGGCGATGTCGGCTTCTATCGCTTCCAGCGCGAGGACAAGGCGTGGCTGGAGAACTACTGCATCTATCGTTGGTTAATGGATCAGGCGGGAGGCTCGGAGGCGTGGGACTACTGGCCGGAGCCGATGAGGACCGTCGAGGGTGCGCTGGCACATCTGGAGGCGGCTAGGGCTATCGACGCTGCCGCGGTGGAGGAGCGGCTCGGCTTCTACGCCTGGGTGCAATGGCTGTGCTTCGTCCAGTGGCGTGCGGTCCGCCAGCATGCGGATCACAAGGGCGTGCGCCTGATGGGCGACATCCCCATCGGGGTGAGCCGCTATTCCGCCGATGTATTCTTCAATCGCGATGACTTCGATCTCGGCTGGTGCGGAGGCGCGCCGCCGGAGCGGATGTTCAAGTATGACCTCTTCATCCAGCAGTGGGGACAAAACTGGGGCATCCCGCTTTACCATTGGGAGCGCATGGAGGCCACCGGCTTCCCGTGGTGGCGGCAGCGCATCTCGATGCTCACGGATGTCTTCCACATCTTCCGCATCGATCACGTCCTCGGCTTCTACCGCATCTACTCCTTTCCGTGGCAGCCCCAGAGGAATTCGGAATTCCTCGACCTGACCGAGGAGGAGGCCGCCGGGATCACAGGCGGTCCCTTGCCCGGGTGGAATCCCCGGCCGGACGATACCGCGGACAACAAGGCGGAGAATCGCCACGACGGCGACGTGCGGTTGCGCATGGTCATCGAGGCCGCGAAGGGCGCGGCGGTCGTGGGCGAGGATCTCGGCTGCGTGCCGGACTACGTGCGTCCGCACCTCGCCTCGCTCGACGTGGCGGGCTTCCGCGTGCCGCATTGGGATGCCGATGAGGAGGGTAATGTGATCCCGCCGGAGGAGCTGCCCGAGTGCTCCTTCGCCACCTACGCGACGCACGACCACGAGTCGCTGCCCGCGATGTGGGAGAATTTCCGCACGCTTGCAGATGACGTCCGTGCCGACGAAGCCGAGCGTGACGGTGCCGCGAACAACCTCCGGCTCATGGCGGAGTTCGCCGGGATAGAGCCGGACCAGCCCTACGGCGCGGAGGTGAAGCGGGCGCTTTTCAAGGCCTTGCTCGACTCGAAGTCACGCTACGCGGCGATCATGATCACGGATCTGTGCGATCTCACGGATCGCATCAATTCACCCGGTACCGTGGGACCCCACAACTGGAGTTTCCGCCTGCCGGTATCGCAGGAAAGCATCGCGATCGCCGAACTCGCGAAACTGCGCCCGGTGATCCAGGAAGCCGGGCGCTGA